TCAAGGTGCAGAATATTATGTTAGGATCttgattttttatttgaaatctaaAAACGTCTCTGCTTAACTTAGACAGTGGTTGTTTATTTTATGATTTAGCAGTTAAATGAATTTTACTCCACAATTCAGGGTGTActtttttgggggcagggaggggggaaagaacacATCCACAGCTGCTTGCCCCTTTCCCACCTGTAGCTAAGAGAGAACACACCCTCCTCAAGGATTTCAGCACTGCAGCTTCTAACAAAGACTGCACTTCTTACCAATGTATTgtttcagtttcccctcccatcacACGTCAGCGTATATTCCATTGATCAAGTAGTCTAGCCTATTATAACGTCTTCTTTTAAGAGATTGAGACATTCTTCTGCCTATTAGCGCAATAACTAATAGCAAAAACACTATCCCAAAAAGTAAAGCCGCTACGAGACCACTTTTGTCACCAGATTGAGGGGCATGCTTGCTTTTTGGAACATCTAATAGGTAGGCTTCTGACTCACGCTGCCTATTATCCTGGTGCATATTTTGAAAAGGAGCCGAGGAATCCTTATTAAGCAAAGCAACAACTGACAAAGAAAGGAGATCGATGCTGCTAGTACTGTCTGTAGAGGTGGCTATTGGCTTGATAGTGGTGGCAGATGTTCTTAGCCTTGCAAATTCTGTAGCAGTTCTGGAATTCGAGATCATGTGGTTAGTTGTGGTAAAAGCAGTGGTAGTAGGAATCTGAGTGCTAGTGGTTGTGTTTTTGAGTACAGCACTACTGATAGTGGTAGGAAGCATGGTAGGtggtggtggagtggaggtgCTAAGCTGAGACGTTCTAGCAGCCCTTGTAGGCAATAGCttggttattttttgttttgggaaAGAATCTAAGGTCTCCGGATGTTTTTTCTCTTGGTCTTCAGGAAACTGTGTGTGCAATTCAATCTTATCTAAATGTTCTTCTATATGGTCAATGAGTTCAGACATCTGAGAAGTAATAGATTTCTGCAAAGCAACAGTATGATTCAGGTGACCTGCCTGATTGGGAAGGTCAAAGCGAGCTGCTTGTGAAGAAAGAGAGTTTCCATTCGAGTCGTAATTTGCAAGCTGTGAGTCCAGAATCTGTATAcctaaaaatagaaagaaaatatataaattaattatTCAATCCACTTTAGCAATCAAATGCTTCCTCTGCTTACTGCTTCTTCTGAATCTAATAGAGAATCACAAAAGGGGCCCACCCCGAAAAGAAACAACTAAACTGCCTGGGGTATCATGATTttctcctctttttaaaaaaaaaatcactcaagtGTTTGGCAATAGGCATGTTAAAATTACAGTTGTCATAGCACAAATTGATACTCCATCTCCAAAGCCTAAAAGTATCAGGCCAGATTCTTCACTGTTTTACACCTTATGTAAGCATTTATCTCTGTGCAAAGAAATCATTTGATTTGGTAGTGTTCTGAACTCACATtgcacatgtttaaatgcttaTACAGAGGtacaaggcagtgaagaatcaggccagTCATCTTCAAAACATTCTTAGTCTCTGCCAACCAGAGAAGCAGAAGTTACCAAGTCACACTTGTATTTGTCAATTttgcatacacctctaccccgatataacgctgtactcgggagccaaaaaatcttaccgtgttataggtgaaaccgcgttatattgaacttgctttgatccgccggagtgcgcagccccgcccccccggagcactgctttaccgcgttatatccaaattcatgttatattgggtcgtgttatatcggggtagaggtatatatcTGTCTAAGGTACTTATAAAGCCCCTGTTGCTGCAGAATCTGGGTGCCTCAATCTTTTAATGTTGTTATCCTCACAATGTAAtcatcctgtgaggtagggaagtaccactattttcattttacacaggcacaaaaaggttaagtgacttgcaaaaaatctcacaggaagtctgtggaggagCATGAACTTGAGCCATCATGAGGGGAAGTGGATGAAGAGTTGTTAGAAGTGAGGAGAGGCAGGGTCCATCATAAGTAGTTGACTAAAATGTTCACCCTTTCCTCTGAAGTTAAATGGAATCAGTTTCTAAGCAGCACAGTGCATTGTAGCTCTGTTAAAGCTATTAACTGGAGTCTGGTAGCAAAATATGCAGAGTTTGGCATGATAAAAGCTGCATACAAACTCACACTATTGACAAAGATTCCATTATGTTAAGATACTGTATATAGATCctacacaaaaaaacaaaacaaaaaaaacctaacacTTTGGGTAATAGTTCTTGGGAAGACTAACTGGCACAGCTCCTTTGTCCACATTATCATCATCCAATAGTCAGCTGGATTTACCATTGGGTGTGGTGCTTCACTCTTATTCACTGTATTACCTCTAAGTACTGGAGGGTTAACCATATAATGAAATTCCTAAGCAAACAAGAAACCACACACACCCAACACTTATTAGATAACCTAGAATTAATGGTGAAAGAATTTGACACTTCCTTCAATTGAAAAATCTCTAAGAAATGGATTTTCTCTCTGAGAAAAGTTAAGTGATAAGAAGACCATGTTAAGGTTCCACTTTGAAAGTTCACCATATCATTAAAGTATGCAAATATTTGGGTGACCTTCACTGTATAACTTTAATTttcccctgccacctgacagcagCCAGAAACTAAGATAAGCAAGTTGACTCACAGGCTCACCTCATCAGTGATTGCCCTACTGTTCCTAATGTAAAACTACATGAAGGATGTACACTCTTGTTTCCCTCAGAATTTTCCTcaatatatcttgattttgacCAGCAACATCTCTGCtcttaagaggaaaaatgtgcaATACACACAAAATAGGTACCAGACTGAGATCACCTGAGGCGTAAGTCAGGATTTGACCTGAGGCTAGTGCACTAACCCTGTGTACTATTCCCCCTTCCTTAGCAACAGGTCTTTGCAAGAGAACAGACAGGAAGAAGACTAGAAACTGGATATATGGAGAATTTAGAAGGAGAGTACACTGTTAAGTAGCTTACACTCAGATTTCATCTGCCTTAAAATTGATATAATTAGATACATATaggacttttgaaaaaaaaagtagtggatttaaaatatacaaaacacaTTCATGGTTTCTTCTGTCTCAACTGGGAGCCCCTTTTTCCAGGGTGCTGTGCTAACTTCCATTATATTGGGTCATGAGGAAATAGAAAATCTTCACAGTTAATTCAATTAATTGAAATGGAAAGACCACCTACCCCAGCTGCTGTCCTACAAGTTGGGAAATATATTTTAGGTTTCTAGAAGGGACATTAAGCAGCATAGAGCAAAAAAAAACAGTTATGTTGTAAACTGGAATGcaataactttttaaagaaacttcCATTTAAAACCATAATCAGAATGGGAAAGAAAGATCCTTGTCGTTATATACCAGATTGTTACCACATGGCCTTTTCACAATCTATCCAACagacagcaaaaaaacaaacaaacaaacaaacaaatagagTCTTCCAAGAACAAGTTATTGATTTTTCTGCAAGCTTTACTCAGTAGTTAGAAAGGGAAATCTACATGAtttgatattttattatttaatgtgCACCACAAACTCAAAGGTCAAAATCTAGATGGTCAAAATACCAACAGTTTCCTCAGTTCCTAGTGCATTACCTCTGAGACAAGGAATTTGCCCAACAATACAGCAGATGTGGTCAGCTAAACCACCATTCCTTTCTCATTCTAAACAAAGGAGTGTGGGACTGAACCCCACTTGTAGAAGCCATGCTTTTAGACAAGCACCCAAAGTAGAGCAATGATACAGTATTCATGTAAATTGGGTTGCGCAACCTGCAGATTACCAAATTCACTCCCTCAAATAACAGTCAGaaaactgcagtgtgtgtgtaatttatgcTGTGGGAAACAGTTTGGATGGGGGACAAAGAAGGATCTCATCACCCTACATGAATCTTCTCACCTTCTTCCACAAAGCCAACAGATGTACCTGAACACTCATGGATGTACTATCAGAAAGCAGACCGTTATTGCAGCCAGAGTCTGACTACTCACACCCTATATttttgaggttaaaaaaaatgtcagcTTTATTTCCTCATTTtaattttagattgtaagctccctACTGCAGGGACTTTGTCTTCTTAAGAAATTGTCAAGTGCTAGGCACACTAGTGGCATTATAATAGAATAGATAATCTTGCTATTGAAGGAAGACAGATAAAGCAGTACACAAaccactatttaaaaaatataaaagaagaGTATTCTACAGGACCATTCTCAAATAGTCCATATGCTAAACTACCTTGGAGGTCATCTCCTAGAGGCCATCCACTCTTAAAGGAAATGTCTAATAGGATTCTATGGGTATTCTCAGTAGATATCCACCAATATCATGGTTGGTTATTTATATAGAGAATGTTGTCTATGTTCCAAATGAAAGTgtgagaggcagagcagaaacCCCAAGTAGTTTTTCAGCAATAGCTTCTGTGGCTGGAAACAGAAGATAAAACATCTCCTGAATCATGAATTGGTTCTGTGGTGGTTGAGCTGGAAAAATCAAGTTTGCACTGAATAAAACTGCTCCAATATTTGAGTATTTTTCTTTATCACTAATAACTGTAACCTTGTGCACATTTCTATCTgaaaaaacaaacttaaaaggTTTGTCACAAGAAGTGGGCTAGGCTTCTTGGTAACTACCTTTGAAAAGCTTATCAGCAATGTAGGCTTAAGGTAAACGAGTTCACACACATCATTTCCATAATTCAATATGAACAGGAGCCAGAAAAACAGCACAATTGAAAACAATGAGTATAACTCAGCAATTGCACTTTGGCAGATCAAGAGCCCAGCACAGTCACatgttttcttccctctttcaATCCTCTACATACTCCTGGGGGAGAAAAGAGTGGGAGAAGTGTGATAAAAGTTAGATAATAAATTAATTACTTTGACTCTTCTGTTTTTGCACCCTAGGCGTTTAAGCCATTTGTTCCTTCCCCTGCCCTGGTTTCCTGGTGTTATCACAGCAAATGCACCCTAACAGTTTCTGAAAAAGTTATGCGGATGACCCTGCTAGACAGCATGCTTTCCCTCACCAACCAATTCCTTCCCAGGAGAAAGTTACCTCTTCAGTAAGCTCAGCCTTTGGGAAATATCTGAGAGATAGGAAAAACtccagtatattaaaaaaaaacttgtgttCTCTGCAAAGTGAGCCATACTGAAACCACCAAATAAACTCCCTTGCGAGAGGACAGTCTAATTGTCAATTTGTTATCTGAAGAGTTCAGTCAGATAAGGTGCCAGCATAGAAGTAtattttgagagacaaggtgtgtgaggtatcttttaatggaccaaattctgtcagTGAAAGAACCAAGcattcgagctacacagagctcttcttcattacctcaaccaccttgtctctctaatatgctggaACTGACATGGCTACCACTACACTGCAAAATATATTTTGGTAAGCTTGCTACATCTTAATAGCTGACCTTAGTATAGCTAATGTATTAGCACCAAAAAGTGCACAGCACATTAGAGACGACAAGAAATTCCTGAGTTCTAAGTCTTCTCTAAACCTTGCTACTGACATGCAGTttggccttgggtaagtcactttgcagctctgcttcagtttctctACCTGAAAAAAGAGGAATATTACTACTTTTGTTTACTTACTATCCTTGCAGAGATGTTATGAAgattaatatttgtacagtgctttctATAACTAGGTATTTATATGCCCCTCAGCCACCACAATATGATCCCTTCAAACATGTAAAGTGCTACAAGGGTGCTAAATTTCTACTGCTTCCAGTAATATTCAATATACTCATAGGGAATTTCTCCGAAACACATAGAATGTGTCAAAATGGAAGAAGCTTTTTAAGCACACACAAACTGTATTATTTAGGAATAAATCCCTGGTctaaagagcttccagtctaagcAGAAAGCATACGTATGAAAGATTAGAGAGGAGATATAATTTCTTGAcacattaatattaattattaatattgtcATGGTATGGCAGGGtgggcttgttttgtttttttaaaaagggaaagaataTAAAAGATTTTTAAGTCTAACGGGGCGGGGGGCAATCaggatgcatcatgggagatgcagtccACATGAGAAGCCAGGTCCATAAAGAAAAAAGGGGGTATAAGGCACACAAAActataactcccatgaggcactatgGTAGCATTTCCAAAacgaaattttcagttttcagctgaTCATTTTCCGTTTTAAATTTTTTGCTgataaatcaaaacatttctgaCCAACTCTAATGCAAACACATATCTGTAAGGCACATGAGTATAAACAAAGGCAATGATCAGTTGATTTTAGTATTGTTTACCTCTATTTATCCTGTAGCTGACGAGTCCTTTTGCTGGTTTCATTGGACAAGCTTCCTTACTAGGGCAGTAAAATAAGTAGCAGTTTGGATGCTGGCTTATCCTTCGAGCATCAAAAATCATCAAATTACATTGCCTGTCTCCTAAAAAAGGATAATATATTATATACTTTAGCAGCAAGAAGTGTTGTATCTGCCTCTTTTATAGCAATAAGCCCTGCTTTGCTTGACTAAAATCCTCCAGATCAGTATGAAGGGAAAAGAATGAATATATCACATTCTGCAGAAAATAATATAGTTATGGGGATTAATAAATATATATCACTAGATACCTACAAGCCAAAAGCCAATCTGCAAGATGTGGCCCCTCCTTCTACGTGCCAACGTGGTCTAACAGAAATAGTAGGATAAGCCTCCCCTCACCCACCTGCTGGGATTCCTACCAAGGTGCTGTTGCCCTCATATCAGATCTTGGGACACCATTTTTCATATGAGCCTTTGGCTCAAAGGCATCCGATAAATTTGAAAAACCCCTAATTTCTTTGAAAGACTGAGAGAAGATTTCACCatccccccccacagcctcctgaCTGTTTCTGCTGTTTGATTCACTGTTAACACTGTGATGCTGCTATCTGCAGCTACAGTTAATTCTGCTTTTAAGGTCTTGATGGAAAGCAAAGTTCCCAGAAGAGTGTAAGCATTTTATTTGTAGCTACTCAAATGTAACATAAAACAATCCATTGTTTCTTTTTATTCTGTCTACTGGACTCACAAAGTTATGGCTTCTACGTCTTGGAGTGGATGGTGAGGGCGAGGGGGAAGGGCTTAAAACCATTGGGCATGCCTAACATTCAAGATATATGCAATAATTGCTCAGACTAATACACATTACTAGGACTTAATCACTAAGGTCTCATTTAATTGGCTAATAGGTTAAGCAAAACAGACCAATATTCACAATATCTTGTTAGTCTTGGTATGAAAGGAGAGAAATATTCACATTCAGTGCtgaaagaagaaaggaaatgcAGAATGTCCTGGTTCTTCCCCTTTGAGGGCTGACACCAGCTCATCCTATCCCAGCCAATTACAAGCATGTCATAAGCAATGATAGAGAAGAACAGAAATCAAGGGAGTATAAGTTTACCTGATATGTTTTTTTCTAAGCAGCAAACATTAATACAAGCTTCCTGAGTTGGTGTATATATTGGCTCAGTCCCTCTGATGCCTTTTGAGAGAGATAGCATCATATCAATTACAACATTTTCCATCTTCTCTAGAGAGCAATCTTGACTTAGGGATGGCCCAGGTATCATGTAACACATGATTAGGAATGTGCAAGTAGACCACCAAGTTATGCTGATGGACATTTTTACTTAGGTGCCTTCTTGAGTCTTCTTGAGTCAGAAACAATGATGAACTTCTTGATGTTTAACTTCAAGATAATCTCATTTTAAGAAGAATGCATATCTGTGGGGAAAAATAAGGAAAGGCTTCTTTTAGTCAAAGTGAAGTTTTCAACAACTTTTAAGAGCCTTTTGTACAAGTAGCAAATgtaggtaattttttttaaagtttatattaCATACTTGATGCAAAGTTACTTACTTCCCAACATACTTGGCATCCAATTAAAAACATTGCTACACTTTTCAAATGAAAAAGGGTGGTGAATACAGCACACAAGAATCTGGCCCCTATCATCATAATATCtgagtggctctcaacctttaaTGTATTTTCATTACATACCTATAAGGTAGGAaactgctattatccccattttacagagggggaacggAGGCAGAGAAGGCATAAGGGACTTGTCCacaatcacacaggaagtctacaTCAGCCCTGGACATACATATTGGAATCCTCTTCCCTACTTTTTCAACCAAGATACCCAAGGACATAAAAATGGCAACGAAGAGGATCAGTGCAAACACTGGAAACAGGTGATTTGGGGGATTGCTATTGAGAGACACAGCCCCCCTTACATAACCATGCTCCAGCTCAGCTCTCCTAGAGGATCAATAGAGTAAAAATGgttacatagattcatagattccaaggccagaagggaccactgtgatcatctaatctgacctcctgtataacacaagccacaaaacttccttaaaataattcctagaacatgtCTTTtcaaaaaacatccagtcttgattttaaaatggtcagtgatggagaatccaccacgactcttggtaagttgttccaatggttaattactctcattgtttaaaatgtatgccttgtttccattctgaatttctCTAGGTTTAGCTTCCAGacattgttatacctttctcttctagattaaagagcccattattaaatatttgtttcccatgtaggtccttacagactgtaatcaagtcacaccttaactttttctttgttaagGTAAATAGACTGAGCTCAGCGTGTCTATCattacaaggcaggttttctaatcctttaatcattttcatggctcttctctgaaccctctccaatttatcaagatcttcttgaattgtgaacaccagaattagacacagtattctagcaatGGTTGTGCCAGCATCAAATATAGcaggaaaataacctctctactgttACTCGAGATTCCTGTTTATGTGTTCAAGGATTGCATTAGACCTTTTGGCCATGGCATCATAcagggagctcatattcagctgaatATCCATCACAACCCCACTGGCAGTTTTGTCAAGCAAATAGTGGCTTCAGTAACTTTTTAAATGGATATGCATCCACAACACAAAAAGTACCATCAAATCTAGCAGTGCTGCTGGCTAAGATTTGAATAGATCATGGAGACTAAATGACCTCCAGGTCCATGGGCAGGACAGCACAGAAGAAGCTTGTAATGTTACTGCCTGTGCTGTATCTGTCTAGTAATTAGAAGGATACAGATCTCAGGATACTTAAGTCTTATACCTtaagactggaggatagctaatgtgacgccaattttttaaaaaaggctccagaggcgatcccagcaattacaggccagttagcctaacttcagtactgggcaaactggttgaaactacagtaaagaacagaattgtcagacacaaagatgaacatgatttgttggggaagattcaacatggtttttgcaaagggacatcatgcctcaccaatctactacaattctttgagggggtcaacaaacgtgtggacaagggtgagccagtggatatagtgtcttagattttcagaaagcctttgacaaggtcagaGCCGTCCTGTCCATAGGAGGGACCGGGGCAACTGCCACGGGCCCCgagctcgggggcggggggggggagcagggcagccgAGGGACCTAGTGGGGGGCCTGGCGCCAGCAGCAGGGGCCAGACCCACGCCCCGCACTCACTGGCCCGGacgtttatttctttttcttgcccacagccccccccccccgggctcagtctcagtctcagtctcTGCAGCAGCGAGTAACCTGGCCCCAGACTGCTCTGCCGGCTCCCGGCGTcgcctgctgccgcagggtcctagtgccccaccaccaccactagtgccagggcaggctgaccctgcccctgcccttccgcctcagacggacccttcccttttccagcaggaccctccaccagcacagggggcccccAGCACAGGTGCGTGCCAGCCAGGAGTCTCCCTCGCCCATCGCCCAGCACTGGTGTCCCCCCAGAGCCCGACACTTCCCCCTTCCACTGctctttttcccctctcccagcGCTGGGTGGGGTCCTCCAATGCCACCTCCAGGCTAGGGCCACCCCACTGCCTCAGGATCCTCCTTGCCTTTCAGCTCTCCAGCCTTGGGGTCCCCCTCCCTGCAGTACCAGGACCTGGGGTCCCACAACTCTGCTCTCTCCATCACCCTTCAGAACTGGGGTCCTCCATCCATCTGCTTTTTCATCTCCcctcccgctcccagccccagagaaaACAGATCTTAGAGCCCCTCCTCCATGCTGGAGGGTCCTGTGGTCCCCCAGCACCAGGGCACATATAGGCCCTCCAAGAGCCACCCAGTTCCCAAGACATGGGCTCTCAGTGTTGCAAATatgtaattacattttaaaaaaatccactgagGGAAGTGAGACCATATGCACCTGGGAAGTAAGTTTGCTGCAAAGATTTCATCCACCACAAGGATGAAGGTGGATTTCAGAATGTAAGTGGAGCAACACTGATCATGAtcggtgattttttttaattatatgaactttattataattataaaaaagaaCTACAATATAACATAACATTATAATTATGCAGCTGGGCGCTATCAATATTTAACCTGTGGCCAGCAGCTTCCCTTGAAGTTCCCTGTAACAAGATTTCACCtgtataaaaaaatattaagggGGGCCCCATACAGGctgatttgccccaggccccacaccccTCTTGGGATAGCCctggacaaggtccctcaccaaaggctcttaagcaaagtaagctgttatgggataagcaggaaggtcctcttatggatcagtaactggttaaaagatagaaaacaaagggtaggaataaatgatcattttgagaatggagagaggtaaatagtggagtcctccaggggtctgtactgggcccagttctattcaacatattcataagtgatctggaaaaagggataaacagtgaggttgca
The Emys orbicularis isolate rEmyOrb1 chromosome 1, rEmyOrb1.hap1, whole genome shotgun sequence DNA segment above includes these coding regions:
- the MANSC1 gene encoding MANSC domain-containing protein 1 — its product is MSISITWWSTCTFLIMCYMIPGPSLSQDCSLEKMENVVIDMMLSLSKGIRGTEPIYTPTQEACINVCCLEKNISGDRQCNLMIFDARRISQHPNCYLFYCPSKEACPMKPAKGLVSYRINRGIQILDSQLANYDSNGNSLSSQAARFDLPNQAGHLNHTVALQKSITSQMSELIDHIEEHLDKIELHTQFPEDQEKKHPETLDSFPKQKITKLLPTRAARTSQLSTSTPPPPTMLPTTISSAVLKNTTTSTQIPTTTAFTTTNHMISNSRTATEFARLRTSATTIKPIATSTDSTSSIDLLSLSVVALLNKDSSAPFQNMHQDNRQRESEAYLLDVPKSKHAPQSGDKSGLVAALLFGIVFLLLVIALIGRRMSQSLKRRRYNRLDYLINGIYADV